A genomic window from Candidatus Denitrolinea symbiosum includes:
- a CDS encoding leucyl aminopeptidase translates to MDITTFTQSLQTAQTDAVLVDVTEDASALTGAAGALDQALGGALRDLLQTGDFRGKPNETALLYTRGAIPAPRVIAVGLGKADEVTPDRIRQAAAAGMKKARELGCRTAAASLFGAETGRVAADLAARSLTEGALLGLYRWRVNHTEPAERADPESLSLAADPAQVQEAEAGVRAGEAVAAGVNRARDLVNQAPNVMTPSGLGAAAEAMSKEAGVKCTVHDLEWIRDQRMNAFLAVGQGSANPPRFIEMEYRGSEAAPIVFVGKGVTFDSGGISIKPGEGMEDMRSDMAGAAAVIGALEAIAKMKLPVHVVGLIAATENLPSGTAYRPADVIVSRKGTTIEVVNTDAEGRMTLADALDYASEFKPQAVIDLATLTGACVVALGENVAAGYFCNDESLAQKVEEAAKSSAEKLWRLPLYPDYHERIKTDYADIKNTGNRFGGVGTSAAFLEVFTSYPWAHWDIAGMAQDKTGASPLQPFSHPAYSARGATGFGVRALVSLAQNWK, encoded by the coding sequence ATGGACATCACGACATTTACGCAATCGCTTCAGACCGCGCAGACCGACGCGGTCCTTGTGGACGTGACGGAGGACGCGTCCGCGCTGACGGGCGCGGCGGGCGCGCTCGACCAGGCGCTTGGCGGCGCCCTCCGCGACCTGCTTCAGACGGGCGACTTCCGCGGCAAGCCGAACGAGACGGCGCTGCTCTACACGCGCGGGGCGATCCCCGCGCCGCGCGTCATTGCCGTTGGACTCGGCAAGGCGGACGAGGTCACGCCCGACCGAATCCGACAGGCGGCCGCGGCGGGGATGAAGAAAGCGCGCGAGTTGGGATGCAGGACCGCCGCCGCGTCGCTTTTCGGCGCGGAGACGGGGCGCGTCGCCGCGGACCTCGCGGCGCGGTCGCTGACCGAGGGCGCGCTGCTCGGCCTCTACCGCTGGCGCGTCAACCACACCGAACCCGCGGAGCGCGCCGACCCTGAGAGTCTGTCGCTGGCGGCCGATCCCGCCCAGGTTCAGGAGGCGGAAGCGGGCGTCCGCGCGGGCGAGGCCGTCGCCGCGGGAGTCAACCGTGCCCGCGACCTCGTCAACCAGGCGCCGAACGTGATGACGCCCTCCGGCCTGGGCGCGGCCGCCGAAGCGATGTCGAAAGAGGCGGGGGTGAAGTGCACCGTCCACGATCTGGAGTGGATCCGCGATCAGAGAATGAACGCGTTCCTGGCGGTGGGGCAGGGGTCGGCCAACCCGCCGAGGTTCATCGAGATGGAATATCGCGGCTCCGAGGCCGCGCCGATCGTCTTCGTCGGCAAGGGCGTCACGTTTGATTCTGGCGGAATCAGCATCAAGCCCGGCGAGGGGATGGAAGACATGCGCAGCGACATGGCCGGCGCGGCGGCGGTGATCGGCGCGCTGGAAGCGATCGCCAAAATGAAACTGCCCGTCCATGTGGTGGGGCTGATCGCGGCCACCGAAAACTTGCCCAGCGGGACGGCGTATCGCCCCGCGGACGTGATCGTCTCTCGAAAAGGTACGACCATCGAGGTCGTCAACACCGACGCGGAGGGACGCATGACCCTCGCCGACGCGCTGGATTACGCGTCCGAATTCAAGCCGCAGGCCGTGATCGACCTCGCCACGTTGACGGGCGCGTGCGTCGTCGCGCTCGGCGAGAACGTGGCCGCAGGCTACTTCTGCAACGACGAGTCGCTGGCGCAAAAAGTGGAGGAGGCGGCCAAATCTTCTGCTGAAAAATTGTGGCGGCTGCCGCTCTATCCCGATTACCACGAGAGAATTAAGACCGACTACGCCGACATCAAGAACACGGGCAACCGCTTCGGCGGCGTGGGGACCAGCGCGGCCTTCCTCGAAGTGTTCACGTCCTATCCGTGGGCGCATTGGGACATCGCGGGCATGGCGCAGGATAAGACCGGCGCGAGCCCGCTCCAGCCGTTTTCGCATCCCGCGTACTCCGCCCGCGGCGCGACGGGATTCGGCGTGAGGGCGCTGGTGAGCCTCGCGCAGAATTGGAAATAG
- a CDS encoding carboxymuconolactone decarboxylase — MEQRLDYKLASPRAFQSMLQMEHGVHKSGLEASLLELVKSRASQINGCAWCLDMHTKDARARGETEQRLYLLSVWRESPCYTERERAALAWTEALTQLSATHDVPDEVYEQARAQFSEKELVDLTLAIIAINGWNRLNVAFRSTVGDYVSPHAAE; from the coding sequence ATGGAACAACGTCTCGATTACAAACTTGCCTCGCCGCGCGCCTTTCAGTCCATGCTCCAGATGGAGCATGGAGTTCACAAAAGCGGATTGGAAGCATCGCTGCTGGAACTGGTCAAGTCCCGCGCCTCGCAGATCAACGGCTGCGCCTGGTGCCTGGACATGCACACCAAAGACGCCCGCGCCCGCGGCGAGACCGAACAGCGTCTCTACCTGCTTTCCGTCTGGCGCGAGTCGCCGTGTTACACGGAGCGCGAACGCGCCGCGCTGGCCTGGACGGAGGCGCTCACCCAGCTTTCCGCCACGCACGACGTGCCGGATGAAGTGTACGAGCAGGCGCGCGCCCAATTCAGCGAAAAGGAGCTGGTGGATCTAACGCTGGCGATCATCGCCATCAACGGTTGGAATCGGCTCAACGTCGCCTTCCGCTCTACGGTCGGGGATTACGTCAGTCCGCATGCGGCGGAGTAG